TGGGCCACCTGCAAGGTGATCATGGTCACAACTGCTCCTAGGTAGCAGCTTCCTCGCCCTAGGGTATCTGTGTTTGCATTTAAAAAGGCGCTGAAGGACTGAAGCTAATCGCTCAGCAGCTCACTGGGGTTCCCACAGGATCACAGACGTTTTTCTGGACACACCCTGAAGGAAGGGCTCCCCACGCAAGAATTTAAAGCTCCTGGTTTTATACCAGGTAGAATTTATGTGCATATTACCCTGTACACCTTGCTGCCTCCTGGGTCTTACTCAGCCTCGCTTATTCACCTGGCGTTGCCCTTCCACcgaggagctgccctgggtttttttccatctgaTCACCCGTCGGTCACACACAGGAGTCCTGTGGAACTCTTCACTTCCTCGGTCATCTGCCTGTGCTGAGGAAGCACAGTTTATCCACGGGCGGAGCTTTGTCTCCTGGATGAGAAGACTTCTCTGACACGGCTCTTCCTCTTCTCAACAGTGCAATGAAAACAACGACTGTTTCCACCAGGCGTACTCCTCGGGAGTGGATGCCGTGCGGGAATGGTACAGCTTTCACTACATCAATATCCTGGCGCAGGTGCCTGATGCAAAAGCCCTGGACGAGTCTGACTTTGAGAATTTCATCTACGCTTGCCGCTTCAACGAGGCAACGTGTGACAAGGCGTAAGTAGTGGGAACATCCCTGAAAATACTTATTTTGTGCCTGGGGTCGCGGGAAATCAAGGAACCCACATTAGAGAACTTCTTTTCTGAGGTGGGTCCTTCCTTGTTCAGTTCCCATTTGAAAGGTCAAATGATCTTTCTTGAGTCTTTCCTGTGGGTTTTGCATATCAGGGCCACAGGTTCTGTGACCTGGCAGTATGAACCTCGAAGGATGGGTTTGCCTTTTTCTGGGTTTCAcccaaatgaaataattatacTGGTACAAACACCAGAGAGGGCACAGATGTACAgcacagaagtatttttattctACCCTCCACAGTGGTAAAGTAGTACATACCAGCCCACATCAATGACTAAGAGAGGAGAAAGTTGACACAAAAAGACAGTAAAAACATATCCCACTTTTCTCCTGCCATTGTTGGTCAAAAAACCTCAAGGAGGTAGTGGAATGAAAACGACCTgcaagggaggaaaagaggTAGGAAATCTAAGAGTCTCATCAGTATTAGGAAGACAATACAGTAATTGCTAGCACTGCTAAAACCCATTTGGACTCTGAAAAGCAGCGTGAAAAACCTCGTGTAAAAACCTGTCCAGCTCCAGGACATTTTTTACAGCACATGTTAATTGCTTTTCCCTGCTCATGAGAGTTTACATAACAAATACTGCCCATCTGCTGtaagcccctgtccctgctgatggAAAACAGAGTTGTTCCTATCAGAAAGCCCTTCCCCTTGGTTTCGCAGCCCTTCTCACTCTGCTTCTGTTCCCCTCTCAGGAACTATACCCACTTCCACCACCCCCTGTATGGCAACTGCTACACCTTTAATGACAACAGCAGCAGCGTGTGGACATCCTCCATGCCTGGGATCAATAATGGTGGGTGAGAGGCACTCTTTGGTGAGTAAGGAGAGCAGCTTGGCTCTGCTTTCCCTAGCAGTTGTTATGGGTATCCTGCTGTGCTTAGTACTGGTGGTGGCAGattgcagccctgctctgtctcGCCCAAGCTGTTTTCACCCATCTGGAGAGAGCCGTCTCATGGACGTGGCTGCCCCTCACCACTGCCCACTGAACTCTCTCTCCCTCATCAGTGCCTGATCCTTATGCTCTTTGTGTCCTCTGGACTTGTGCTGGCCCTTCCTGAAGTCTTCTGCTGAGCCATAGTGCTCCTAGTCTTCACCTTCTgcatcttcccctccaagaaaCTGACCTGTTTGTGTTCCTAAACCCCCTGAAGCTCTCCAGACCACATCTTCAGGCTTTTCTTCCATCTGGCTTCAAGTTTCTCCATGAAATCTCTCTCAATTCCCAGTTCTGTCTTTTTCTAAGCCACAGTGATTAAATCCAGTTTTCACTGGCCTCTTCTGGGGCCTCCAGCTTTTTCTCTGGCCTCCCTCCAACCACCCTCTATTGCTGCCAGGCTTTAGTGCAGCCCTCGTTGATGTGTCTTCTCCTTTATCTCTTTCAGTCTTCCTTCTAACCATCCTGCTCTCCCTTCTCTGCTGCACCACAGCTGGCCATGACCTGCCTGGCTCTCTGATGTTCCCTCAGGTCTCTCTCTGGTGGTGCGCACCGAGCAGAACGATTTCATCCCTCTGCTGTCCACGGTGACAGGAGCCAGGGTTATGGTCCATGATCAGAATGAGCCAGCCTTCATGGATGATGGGGGCTTCAATGTTCGTCCTGGCATCGAGACCTCCATCAGCATGAGAAAGGTGAGAAGCAGAAGGGGGGAGAGCTGTGGGTGGGAGGTTGAACTCGGTGGACCTGCGGGGTGTGTTTAAGGAAAGGGACTAATCACATGCAGtgaagggagaggaagaagaagaacagCTTGCTGGACTAGATGAGAAGCATTTGGCTACAGTTTATCAGTGAAAATGAAATGGAGGCAAGCAGGGGGAGCTGGCATCCCGAGGAAAGCATAAAGAGCAGATACTGATGGATGAGCAGCATGTGGCATTGGAGAGTGGGAAGAGGACAGCAAAGAGTTTTTGTGTGCAGTGAGAGTCTGCTGTTGCAGGAGATGACCGTGCGCCTTGGGGGCAGTTACAGCAACTGCACAGAGGATGGCAGTGACGTGCCAGTGCAAAACCTCTACTCATCCCGCTACACCGAGCAGGTAACTCACGCTGACCCCTCCCGGGCCACCTTGGTTCTCCTCTTTCCTGACATGCTTCAGCCCCCTAACGGCCCTGCCTTTCCTTGGGCTCTGTTAATGGTGATACCGGCAGCAGTGGGTTTGTTTCCCTTGATCAGCCTTTTCCACCTTATGTGCCTCCCAGGTCTGCATCCGCTCCTGCTTTCAGGTCAACATGGTAGAGCGCTGTGGCTGTGCATATTACTTCTATCCCTTGCCCAGCGGAGCATTGTACTGTGACTACACGAAGCACAAAGCCTGGGGTGAGTGGACAGCAGGCACAGTAGAGCTCATGCCCACCTGATCCTGTTTGGTCCAGCCCATGTCCCTGCACGTCCCTGCACGTCCCATCGTCTTCAATGAGCTTCCTGGTGTGAGACATCCAAGACAGTCTTGCCTTGAATGATGAGCCCCTTGTGGAAGGAAACCTCTTCTGGGTTCCCCTtgctgtcacacagcacctttTGCCTAGAGATGCTGTGAGCTTACCTGGATTTACTTTCTTTGCTGCTCAGGCTACTGCTATTACAAACTCCTGGCTGAATTCAAAGCTGACGTGCTGGGCTGTTTCCACAAGTGTCGGAAACCTTGCAAGTAAGTTGATCGTCAGGCAGGCAGGAAGATTGGAAAGTATTCCCAGAAGTGTTGGGAAGCATTTACTGACAGGCAAAAGCTTGAGTCAGTGGCTGAGCCCCAACCTGAAATGGTATTTCTCCCATCAGGAAGCCAAAATGGCTGAGGAGCATGTGGGTTGGCTTACGGGTGAGCTCCCAAGGACTGTGCATTCCtcagggtgggaaggaggtggAACTTCATCATGGGAGGGAATTTCCAGGTGTGCCTGAGGATGGCCAGACCTGGCCCTGTGGCTCCTACAGCTTCAACAGCTAACACAGCCTCCTCTTGCCTTGCAGAATGACAGAATACCAGCTGTCAGCTGGATACTCTCGCTGGCCTTCTGCTGTCTCAGAGGTAAGGAGAGGGTGTCCTggcttcccagcactgctcccaccTCCCATTTAGTCCTTCCTCAACGGGGAGTAAACCTGCAGGAGGTGACTGATCACGTGACGCAATTTTTTGCACTTTCATTTCAGGACTGGGTTTTCTACGTGCTTTCACAACAGAACAAATACAATATCACATCAAAGAGGTGAGAGCCCCTAAACAGAGACTGTGTCCAAACCAGAAACCATCCCAGTGGAACGTGTGTGTTGGAAATGCCAGAATTAAGATTAAGTCACTGATGGGAAGAGATCAGGCATGGGACCTGCGGACAAGGGCAGTGGATTCGAGTCAGAGTAGATATATAGCGAGACTTCAGCAAGGACTGGGGACCCAAGTGAAACATTTTGAAAGAGGTCAGATGCTGATATGAAAATAGTAAGCCTCAGCACTTGCTGTGTGTTCTGGAGTCACAGTAGGTGCTTGTGGAAAAGCGGGAAGGACAGCTATGTGGGAGCTTTTGCCACAAACACTGGGTTTTACAGTACAGTGTCAGAAGTGCACTGTAAGTACCAAAGACTGTATTTAGTGCAGAATGAGAACTGCAGAGACGGGAGAAAGCCTCTGGGTAGTATGTGTGGGAGAAGGACAAGGGGCAGAAGGGGACAATTAGGCTTGGTGAAGAAAGGCAGGCATTGAGGAGTTGGGGTTACTGAGCATCATCTCTCATTCACAGGAACGGAGTTGCCAAAGTGAATATCTTTTTTAAGGAGTGGAACTACAAGACCAATGGGGAGTCTCCAGCCTTCACGGTACACACTTTACTACCGTGTCTTCTCTGGCCACCCATTCCCCCTCGATGTCCCTCCACTGTGGCAAGCTTTtgttccagcagcactgctggatattgtttcttttccttgggcagggtgaggggaagccccccagcctcacagggaagagAGAACAGGCAGGGAGGCAAAGTCCCAAATGAGGGCTGTTGTCACTGCTCTTTCTCCATCTCCTGCAGGTAGTGactctgctgtcccagctcGGGAACCAGTGGAGTCTCTGGTTTGGATCTTCTGTCCTGTCTGTGATGGAGCTTGCAGAGCTGGTTCTGGATTTCATTGCCATCACCTTTATCCTGGGCTTCCGCTGGTTCCGCTCCCGGCAGAAGCTGCCTGCGCCGGTGCCCCCTCTGAACAGCCAGGATAACGCTGCTTTCCAAGATGAGGCACCGGCTCTGCATGCTCCACATCGCTTCACCGTGGAGGCTGTAGTGACCACGCTGCCATCCTACAACAGCCTGGAACCACGGGGGCCGAGCAGGGACGGCGAGGAGGGACACGAGTGAGGCAGCAGCTTCTCGCACTGCTCAGgtggctggcagctggagcagaggctgcactcTGTCTGCGGGACCTGCGTTTCCTTCTTTCTGGGGGGCTGCACATGGACCACAGCAAAAGACTGCTCCGTGGTTGGCCTGGGCTCATTGCTTTCACTTCTGTAGGCACATTCTTCAGTCTCATAAAATACTATTGCTGTGGGATCACCAGGGATGAGTTGATCTAGTGTGTGTGGGGGAGATGTCCTCCAGATTTCCTTATGCTCTGTGCATGTCCACACCTACATGTGCAGGCatgctttcctttccctccaaCAAGGATGCTGCCACAGTTCTGGTCTGTCATTAATTAAAGAGGTTTGGCAGGTGTGACTAGCCTCCTCTGTGGTATAACAAAGAACAGGAATGGAGTCTCAGCTGGGGTACAAATCTCTCAACAGGCTGAGCTTCCTTAAGCTTTCCCTAAACTGGTTGCTCTTTCCTCATTCTTCATAAGCTCTGAGCCCAAGACTGTGTCACCTATCCTCTCCTCCCCCCGAGGAGAGGCTCCTTGAGACAAGAGCCACTGGCACGATCTTGTATTACGCACAATGCTCTGGAGAGGTGCTCCAAGCTTGCTGCCACTCCCAGGTGTGGGACAAAACACCCCTGGCAAAGTAAAGGCTTCCTTTCCAAGCTGCCTTTGTGGCAGTGGTAGATCTTGGGTGTCCCCCCTTCCTTGGGACACACCATACATGTGTACATCCAGCTATCTGATTGCTTGCCAACAACTCAGGGACAGATCAATCTCTACAATTGCTTGATCCTCCCTGTTTTCTTCCTGAGGGAAACAGAGTTTGGCAGGATTATGAACaccctccaaaaatcccagatgTTACCTCTGCTGCAATGGGATCCTGCAAGAGAGGCTCAGAGCAGCGCAGGTCATGCAGTGCATGttctgctcctcccagcccttgtcTGGTCCACCCACAGAAACTGCTGAGCCTCTTGTTCCTGAGGGAAGCACAGGAAAGTACTCCAGGCTCTAATCAAAAGTGCTTCCAACGAAAACC
The sequence above is a segment of the Haemorhous mexicanus isolate bHaeMex1 chromosome 2, bHaeMex1.pri, whole genome shotgun sequence genome. Coding sequences within it:
- the SCNN1A gene encoding amiloride-sensitive sodium channel subunit alpha — translated: MGTEPPSGSVKAGKMPEGEKMGQCKQEEEQQQKEEKQEGLIEFYSSYQELFQFFCSNTTIHGAIRLVCSKKNKMKTAFWSVLFFLTFGLMYWQFGILYREYFSYPVNLNLNLNSDRLTFPAVTLCTLNPYRYSAIRKQLDKLDEITHQTLLDLYDYNMSLPQRDWSTSSTQRRSSRSLLHHIQRHPLRRQKRDNVVNLPENSPSVDKNDWKIGFVLCNENNDCFHQAYSSGVDAVREWYSFHYINILAQVPDAKALDESDFENFIYACRFNEATCDKANYTHFHHPLYGNCYTFNDNSSSVWTSSMPGINNGLSLVVRTEQNDFIPLLSTVTGARVMVHDQNEPAFMDDGGFNVRPGIETSISMRKEMTVRLGGSYSNCTEDGSDVPVQNLYSSRYTEQVCIRSCFQVNMVERCGCAYYFYPLPSGALYCDYTKHKAWGYCYYKLLAEFKADVLGCFHKCRKPCKMTEYQLSAGYSRWPSAVSEDWVFYVLSQQNKYNITSKRNGVAKVNIFFKEWNYKTNGESPAFTVVTLLSQLGNQWSLWFGSSVLSVMELAELVLDFIAITFILGFRWFRSRQKLPAPVPPLNSQDNAAFQDEAPALHAPHRFTVEAVVTTLPSYNSLEPRGPSRDGEEGHE